The Humulus lupulus chromosome 4, drHumLupu1.1, whole genome shotgun sequence genome has a window encoding:
- the LOC133832117 gene encoding uncharacterized protein LOC133832117, whose translation MQSGDFEEWKNLELNEEKDKRKIEPTSIQIGEEKSENSASSTAEFTQNATTSVQQSATEKCLSKPPPPFPQRFQKQQQDGQFQRFLDVLKQLHINIPLVEALEQMPNYAKFLKDILTKKRRLGEFEMMALTEGCSAMLKSKIPPKLKDPGSFTIPCSIGGRDVGRALCDLGASINLMPMSIFKKLGIGEARPTTVTLQLADRSMAHPEEKIEDVLVQVDKFIFPAHFIILDYEADRDVPIILGRPFLATGRTLIDVQKGELTMRVNDQQVTFNVFNAMKFPDEVEECSRLSVIESLVAEKFHEDVFKDGMGVSSLEELEAISEKEETQVTWVELQQPFTKFRRPFESLDLSGGNFKPPKPSIQEPPKLELKPLPSHLKYAYLGDNETFPVIISAVLGAEYERLLLDVLKKYTRAIGWTMADIKGISPSFCMHKILLEDCCNNSVE comes from the coding sequence ATGCAAAGTGGTGACTTTGAGGAGTGGAAAAATCTGGAGTTAAATGAGGAGAAAGATAAGCGAAAAatcgagcccacttcaatccaaattGGTGAAGAAAAGAGTGAAAACTCAGCAAGTTCAACTGCTGAATTTACCCAGAATGCTACAACATCTGTTCAGCAATCTGCGACAGAAAAGTGTTtgagcaagccacctccaccatttcctcaaaGATTTCAAAAACAGCAACAAGATGGTCAATTCCAAAGGTTTTTAGACGTTTTGAAGCAACTCCATATCAATATACCACTAGTGGAGGCCTTGGAGcaaatgccaaattatgcaaAGTTTTTGAAGGACATTTTGACTAAGAAAAGGAGACTTGGTGAATTTGAAATGATGGCCTTGACGGAAGGCTGTAGTGCCATGTTGAAGAGTAAAATTCCTCCTAAGTTGAAGGATCCGGGTAGCTTTACAATTCCTTGTTCTATTGGTGGAAGAGATGTGGGTagagctttatgtgatttgggaGCTAGTATTAACTTAATGCCTATGTCTATTTtcaagaagttgggaattggagaagcaAGGCCAACAACCGTCACTTTGCAATTGGCAGATCGTTCTATGGCTCACccagaagaaaaaattgaagatgtTCTAGTGCAAGTTGATAAGTTCATTTTCCCGGCCCATTTTATAATTCTTGACTATGAGGCGGATAgagatgttcctattattttgggtaggccatttctagctacCGGGAGGACTTTAATTGATGTGCAAAAAGGAGAGCTTACTAtgagggtgaatgaccaacaagtAACTTTTAATGTGTTCAATGCTATGAAGTTTCCGGATGAGGTTGAGGAATGCTCTCGATTGAGTGTAATTGAGTCACTTGTAGCTGAAAAGTTCCACGAAGACGTTTTTAAAGATGGAATGGGGGTGAGTTCACTTGAAGAGCTTGAAGCCATAAGTGAAAAGGAGGAAACCCAAGTTACATGGGTAGAATTACAGCAGCCCTTTACCAAATTCCGAAGGCCTTTTGAGTCTCTAGACTTGTCGGGAGGGAATTTCAAGCCTCCTAAGCCCTCTATTCAAGAGCCACCAAAATTAGAGTTAAAGCCTTTGCCTAGtcacttgaagtatgcttatttggGAGATAACGAGACTTTTCCCGTGATTATTTCAGCAGTGTTAGGAGCTGAGTATGAACGTTTGTTGCTTGATGTGTTGAAGAAATACACAAGAGCTATTGGTTGGACCATGGCGGATATCAAGGGTATAAGTCCTTCATTTTGTATGCATAAAATTCTGTTGGAAGATTGCTGTAATAATTCTGTTGAGTAG